In Paraburkholderia sp. PGU19, a single window of DNA contains:
- a CDS encoding HU family DNA-binding protein, whose amino-acid sequence MNKHELIDAVAAGTGESKASTGEAIDAILEAVTAAVTRGDTVQLIGFGSFSTGARAERTGRNPSTGETITIPAARTVKFTAGKAFKDVVNGA is encoded by the coding sequence ATGAACAAGCATGAACTCATCGATGCGGTCGCCGCCGGCACGGGTGAAAGCAAGGCCAGCACAGGCGAGGCCATTGACGCCATCCTCGAGGCCGTGACCGCGGCCGTCACGCGCGGCGATACTGTCCAGCTGATCGGCTTCGGTTCTTTTTCGACCGGCGCCCGCGCCGAACGCACGGGCCGTAATCCGTCGACAGGCGAGACCATCACGATTCCGGCAGCGAGAACCGTGAAGTTCACCGCGGGAAAGGCGTTCAAGGACGTCGTGAATGGCGCATGA
- a CDS encoding hemerythrin domain-containing protein → MQTPIARKAVRVIVREHQQLSMVVTSMQRFVKLLGAGADVARPMMFRSMLYYISEYPEQLHHPKEERYLFARLRHHANDLDKTIDDLEEQHAQGKARMRNIEHALTRYELVGESALPVLREMVEEYAAFSANHRRLEEEVILPAARQWLTEEDWNELDEAFGTNRDPFAGVMVEADLGRLFAMIVKATREP, encoded by the coding sequence ATGCAAACGCCGATAGCGAGAAAGGCCGTACGGGTCATCGTTAGGGAACACCAGCAGCTATCGATGGTCGTCACAAGCATGCAACGCTTTGTCAAACTGCTCGGTGCCGGCGCAGACGTGGCTCGACCCATGATGTTTCGGTCCATGCTGTATTACATTAGCGAATATCCGGAGCAGCTACATCATCCCAAGGAAGAGCGCTATCTGTTCGCGCGCTTGCGGCACCATGCCAACGACCTTGACAAAACCATCGACGACTTAGAGGAACAGCACGCTCAGGGCAAAGCTCGTATGCGAAACATCGAACATGCGTTGACCCGATACGAGCTGGTTGGCGAATCCGCGCTCCCGGTGTTGCGCGAGATGGTCGAAGAATATGCCGCGTTCTCCGCAAATCACAGGCGCCTGGAAGAAGAGGTGATTCTGCCTGCCGCGCGTCAATGGCTGACGGAGGAGGACTGGAACGAGCTGGACGAGGCGTTTGGCACAAACCGCGATCCGTTCGCGGGCGTCATGGTAGAGGCAGATCTCGGCCGCCTCTTTGCAATGATCGTCAAGGCCACCCGGGAACCTTAG
- a CDS encoding ester cyclase, whose product MVHANEVTRDLAQRIIGDFYHAHAQKDVALLRTVVTPDWQYVPPSFGPARGPDQMIPVFVDLASALPDMDIQILDVLIHGNMVGVRAKVRGTQSGSLMGIAATSKPIEFAIHSFHEFRGERIAKTWHLEDWLSVFHQLGTLPPNLD is encoded by the coding sequence ATGGTCCACGCGAACGAAGTAACCCGCGATCTTGCGCAGCGGATCATTGGCGACTTTTACCACGCACACGCTCAAAAAGACGTTGCACTTCTGAGGACGGTTGTTACGCCCGACTGGCAATACGTGCCTCCGTCTTTCGGGCCGGCCAGGGGACCAGATCAGATGATTCCAGTATTTGTTGACTTAGCTTCTGCGCTGCCGGACATGGATATTCAGATCTTGGATGTATTGATCCACGGGAACATGGTTGGCGTGCGGGCAAAAGTCAGGGGAACGCAGTCTGGGTCTCTGATGGGCATCGCAGCGACATCAAAGCCAATCGAGTTTGCGATTCACTCTTTTCACGAGTTCCGCGGCGAACGTATAGCGAAAACCTGGCATCTCGAGGACTGGCTAAGTGTCTTCCATCAGCTCGGAACGCTTCCGCCCAATCTAGATTGA
- a CDS encoding cytochrome c, translating into MKRTFIAVTMLWISASVVAAPPDGKALYQENCASCHGQNGKGDTGPKLVGDASGWKPKLFERAVLNGIDDQGKSLKSPMPHWSGASFKTDSGVAPSKAEVDAIQDYLRTLK; encoded by the coding sequence ATGAAGCGTACGTTTATCGCAGTCACAATGCTGTGGATATCCGCCTCGGTCGTGGCTGCACCACCAGACGGGAAAGCCCTCTACCAAGAAAATTGCGCCAGTTGTCATGGCCAAAACGGCAAGGGCGACACCGGACCGAAGCTCGTTGGCGATGCGAGTGGATGGAAGCCAAAACTCTTTGAGAGGGCCGTGCTAAATGGTATCGACGATCAGGGAAAATCGCTCAAATCCCCTATGCCACACTGGTCAGGCGCCAGTTTCAAAACGGACAGCGGTGTCGCGCCAAGCAAAGCTGAAGTCGACGCGATCCAGGATTACCTTCGTACGCTAAAGTAG
- a CDS encoding NADH-quinone oxidoreductase subunit B family protein, with protein MWQLLKQIARTDIPAGSVPDTNDAWRTSHQQQIQREILEVLGRALCIRQIDAGSCNGCELEIHALNNPYYNIEGLGIKFVASPRHADMLLVTGPLTLNMKEAVRRAWDATTHPKLVVAAGDCACTGGIFRNSYAVCGPLSKLLPVDVAIPGCPPPPVELLRGILTALRSRPDARAP; from the coding sequence ATGTGGCAACTTCTCAAACAGATCGCACGGACAGACATTCCGGCCGGGTCCGTCCCGGACACGAACGACGCGTGGAGAACCTCGCATCAGCAGCAGATCCAGCGGGAGATTCTCGAGGTGCTCGGTCGCGCGCTGTGCATTCGCCAGATCGATGCGGGTTCATGCAATGGATGCGAGCTGGAAATTCACGCGCTGAATAACCCGTACTACAACATCGAGGGTCTCGGCATCAAGTTCGTCGCGAGTCCGCGTCATGCGGACATGCTGCTGGTCACCGGTCCGCTCACGCTGAACATGAAGGAAGCGGTCCGACGGGCATGGGACGCGACAACCCATCCAAAGCTCGTGGTTGCCGCAGGCGATTGCGCGTGCACGGGTGGCATCTTCAGGAACAGCTATGCCGTGTGTGGGCCGCTCTCGAAGCTGCTTCCGGTGGATGTTGCCATTCCAGGCTGTCCGCCACCACCGGTTGAACTGTTAAGAGGCATTCTGACGGCGCTGCGCTCGAGGCCGGACGCACGCGCGCCGTAA
- a CDS encoding NADH-quinone oxidoreductase subunit C produces the protein MRIDALGLSDLVRLSASAGRAASAYLADTDAATWVRIASTAREEGSRLISLWGAEAAASTFVMSAAYAMQDGLLWVRLPVAMGEEGVASYPDLSSIFPCASRMQRAVYDLLGLHATGAADTRPWLNHGNWPSDYFPLQSLSSGNERFESQEADYPFVQVAGDGVHEIAVGPIHAGIIEPGHFRFSVVGEKVLRLEERLGYTHRGIERLFGQTPLLLGHRLAGRIAGDTTVAFSWAYCMAVERALNVFVPPRAQRLRALSLERERIANHLGDLGALGNDAGFAYGLAQFSRLKEDWLRLNDQVFGHRYLMDQIVPGGVARDMAAEFIEVVADQCERTEHAVRVMQRIYEEQSGLQDRFAGAGKLPANVAAHFSVCGLAARASGLGIDVRIDHPYTPYHEVQPQMVCDNRGDVAARVAVRFNEVYESLRLIGAFLDGLPDGGVVAPVETGQSPSCGVGWVEGWRGDVFVAIETGENGTISRCHCHDPSWQNWPALEHAIIGNIVPDFPLINKSFNLNYAGHDL, from the coding sequence ATGCGGATCGACGCGCTCGGGCTTTCTGACCTCGTTCGGCTGTCGGCGTCTGCCGGCAGGGCGGCGTCCGCCTATCTGGCAGATACCGACGCCGCGACGTGGGTGCGCATCGCCAGCACAGCACGCGAGGAGGGTAGCCGGCTGATTTCGTTGTGGGGTGCGGAAGCGGCTGCGAGCACGTTTGTGATGTCGGCTGCCTATGCGATGCAGGATGGCCTGTTGTGGGTGCGGTTGCCTGTCGCGATGGGCGAGGAAGGCGTGGCGAGCTATCCAGACCTTTCCAGCATCTTTCCATGTGCGTCGCGCATGCAGCGTGCCGTCTACGACCTGCTCGGGCTGCACGCGACCGGCGCGGCGGATACGCGACCGTGGCTGAATCACGGCAACTGGCCATCCGACTATTTTCCGCTTCAGAGTCTGTCGTCCGGAAACGAGCGCTTCGAATCACAGGAAGCAGACTACCCGTTCGTGCAGGTCGCTGGAGACGGTGTTCATGAGATCGCGGTGGGACCGATTCACGCGGGCATCATCGAGCCGGGACACTTTCGCTTCTCCGTCGTCGGTGAGAAGGTGTTGCGACTGGAAGAGCGGCTGGGTTATACGCATCGGGGTATCGAGCGGCTGTTCGGGCAGACGCCGTTGCTGCTCGGACATCGTCTGGCGGGACGGATTGCAGGCGACACGACGGTCGCCTTCTCGTGGGCCTATTGCATGGCCGTCGAACGCGCACTGAACGTCTTTGTGCCGCCACGCGCGCAGCGGCTGCGCGCCCTGTCGCTCGAACGTGAGCGAATCGCCAATCATCTGGGCGATCTCGGCGCGCTTGGCAACGATGCCGGCTTCGCGTATGGGCTCGCGCAGTTCTCCAGGCTGAAGGAAGACTGGCTGCGTCTGAACGACCAGGTATTCGGACATCGCTATCTGATGGACCAGATCGTGCCGGGCGGTGTGGCGCGCGATATGGCTGCGGAGTTCATCGAAGTTGTCGCTGACCAGTGCGAGCGAACCGAACACGCGGTCCGCGTGATGCAGCGCATTTACGAAGAGCAGTCGGGATTACAGGATCGCTTTGCAGGCGCAGGCAAGCTCCCGGCGAACGTTGCCGCACATTTCAGCGTGTGCGGCCTGGCGGCACGGGCGAGCGGTCTTGGTATCGACGTCCGCATTGATCATCCTTACACGCCGTATCACGAAGTCCAGCCTCAAATGGTGTGCGACAACCGGGGCGACGTGGCTGCTCGCGTCGCTGTGCGGTTCAACGAGGTCTACGAGTCTCTGCGGCTGATTGGCGCGTTTCTCGACGGTCTGCCTGACGGCGGCGTCGTCGCGCCAGTAGAAACCGGCCAGTCGCCATCCTGCGGTGTCGGCTGGGTCGAAGGTTGGCGCGGTGATGTGTTCGTGGCAATCGAGACGGGTGAAAACGGGACCATTTCCCGGTGTCATTGCCATGACCCATCGTGGCAGAACTGGCCGGCGCTGGAGCACGCGATCATCGGCAATATCGTTCCCGATTTCCCGCTGATCAACAAATCGTTCAACCTGAACTACGCGGGACACGACCTGTAA
- a CDS encoding hydrogenase 4 subunit F, giving the protein MTDAWILVLVFGIPLCAGACLALVGQHASAPSLNIAFSFLTFVAAMLLAARTVAHGPAFALGKLFFVDPLNVFLVALTAFVGWTTSIFSRPYMRIEQGRGKMTATRMRLYHSMYQLFVFAMLLALLTNNVGILWVAMEAATLATVLLVSVYRTAASLEAAWKYFILCGVGIAQALFGTILLYLAASRQLTGGDALLWTSLSAVKGALDPTIMSLAFVFLLIGYGTKVGLVPMHNWLPDAHAEGPTPISAVLSGLLLNVALYAVLRCKVLADGALQNGLPGRLMIGFGLVSVLVATFSLLRQKDVKRLFSYSSIEHMGLMTFAFGLGGPTATFAGLLHMTVHSLVKSAIFFSVGHAAQKARTQTIDDIRGLLRVSPTVGWGMMLGALAILGMPPFGVFASEFLILTTAINELPWVTPVLLIALAVAFATIFARVQHMVFGEPTATVLEHPPAVLPIFVHLGFGLILGLYIPPYLATWYRQAAAMIAG; this is encoded by the coding sequence ATGACTGACGCCTGGATTCTGGTGCTGGTTTTCGGCATTCCTCTGTGTGCGGGAGCATGCCTCGCGCTAGTGGGGCAACATGCGTCGGCTCCGAGCCTGAATATTGCGTTCAGTTTTTTGACTTTCGTCGCGGCGATGCTGCTGGCCGCGCGAACCGTTGCCCACGGTCCGGCCTTTGCACTCGGGAAGCTCTTTTTCGTCGATCCGCTTAACGTCTTCCTCGTTGCACTGACGGCATTCGTCGGCTGGACTACCTCGATCTTCTCGCGGCCGTATATGCGGATCGAACAGGGGCGCGGCAAAATGACGGCGACGCGCATGCGGCTCTATCACAGCATGTACCAGCTGTTTGTGTTCGCGATGCTGCTCGCGCTGCTCACCAACAACGTCGGCATCCTGTGGGTGGCAATGGAAGCCGCGACGCTCGCGACGGTGCTGCTGGTGAGCGTCTATCGCACGGCGGCCAGTCTCGAAGCGGCGTGGAAATACTTCATTCTGTGCGGTGTCGGCATTGCGCAGGCGCTGTTCGGCACGATCCTGCTTTATCTCGCGGCAAGCCGGCAGCTCACTGGCGGCGATGCGTTGCTCTGGACCAGCCTGAGCGCGGTCAAGGGCGCGCTCGATCCCACCATCATGTCGCTTGCGTTTGTCTTCCTGCTGATCGGCTATGGCACGAAGGTCGGCCTCGTGCCGATGCACAACTGGTTGCCGGACGCGCACGCCGAGGGGCCTACGCCCATTTCCGCCGTGCTCTCCGGCCTGCTGCTCAACGTGGCGTTGTATGCGGTACTGCGCTGCAAGGTGCTCGCCGACGGGGCTTTGCAGAACGGTTTGCCGGGGCGCCTGATGATCGGGTTCGGACTGGTGTCGGTGCTGGTCGCCACCTTTTCGCTGTTGCGGCAGAAAGACGTGAAGCGCCTGTTCTCGTATTCGTCGATCGAGCACATGGGCCTGATGACGTTCGCCTTCGGACTGGGCGGGCCGACTGCGACATTCGCCGGCCTGCTGCATATGACCGTGCATTCGCTCGTCAAGTCGGCGATCTTCTTTTCTGTCGGCCATGCTGCCCAGAAAGCGCGCACGCAGACGATCGACGACATCCGCGGGCTGCTGCGCGTGAGCCCGACCGTCGGGTGGGGCATGATGCTGGGAGCGCTGGCCATTCTCGGCATGCCGCCGTTCGGCGTCTTCGCGAGCGAGTTCCTGATCCTGACTACGGCCATCAACGAACTGCCGTGGGTGACACCTGTGCTCCTCATCGCGCTTGCCGTGGCGTTCGCAACCATCTTCGCGCGCGTGCAGCACATGGTATTTGGCGAGCCAACGGCGACCGTGCTTGAGCATCCACCAGCGGTCCTGCCGATATTCGTTCACCTCGGCTTTGGATTGATACTGGGGCTTTACATTCCGCCGTACCTTGCCACGTGGTACCGGCAGGCGGCAGCGATGATTGCGGGGTGA
- a CDS encoding formate hydrogenlyase — translation MHGLHGLSTQIINLLAAVLLMVSFAMLSQRRILTLIHLYTVQGIALVLANLVLGFVTDDVHLYISGILTLVLKVGLIPWILYRLVQRLNVKTDVETLLNIPTTLLIGIVLVIVAFNVATPVSQLASSVARGTLGIALACVLLSFMMMITRSKAIPQVIGFLSMENGLFFAAAAATNGMPMIVELGIGLDVLVGILILGVFMFQIREQFDSLDIHHLEKLKDD, via the coding sequence ATGCACGGTCTCCACGGTCTTTCGACGCAGATTATCAACCTGTTGGCCGCTGTTCTGCTGATGGTGTCGTTCGCGATGCTCAGTCAGCGACGGATTCTGACGCTGATTCACCTCTATACGGTGCAGGGTATCGCGCTTGTATTGGCCAACCTCGTTCTGGGCTTTGTCACCGATGACGTCCATCTGTACATCTCGGGGATACTGACTCTCGTCCTCAAGGTCGGGCTCATCCCCTGGATTCTGTACCGGCTAGTGCAGCGCCTCAACGTGAAAACCGATGTCGAGACGCTACTCAACATACCGACGACGCTGCTCATCGGAATCGTGCTCGTTATCGTGGCGTTCAACGTAGCGACGCCGGTCAGCCAGCTCGCATCTTCGGTAGCGCGTGGCACGCTCGGTATCGCGCTCGCCTGCGTGTTGCTGTCGTTCATGATGATGATCACTCGCTCCAAGGCGATACCGCAGGTGATCGGCTTCCTTTCGATGGAGAACGGTCTTTTCTTCGCGGCCGCGGCGGCGACCAACGGCATGCCCATGATCGTCGAACTCGGCATCGGGCTCGACGTGCTGGTCGGCATCCTGATTCTCGGCGTATTCATGTTCCAGATTCGCGAGCAGTTCGACAGCCTGGATATCCACCACCTGGAAAAGCTCAAAGATGACTGA
- a CDS encoding NADH-quinone oxidoreductase subunit H, protein MITIPGLFSQLLEILLALAAAPLLTGWINMCRAWLQNRRAPSIWQPYRMLHKLFNKESVVAYHASPVFRVAPYVIWGCMTLACAIVPTLSTDLPLSPAADAVALVGLFALARVTISLAAMDIGTAFGTLGARREMLVGFLAEPALLMVLFSASLITHSTLLTRIVGTLSHQELAIYPSLAFAGIAFTMVSLAENARLPVDNPTTHLELTMIHEALILEYSGRHLALMEWAASLKLFAYSCIGLALFAPWGIAEAGNPVSLLLAIPTLFVKLLVGGAALAVVETTNAKMRIFRVPEFLATAFLLAVIGMLVHFLLGA, encoded by the coding sequence ATGATCACGATCCCGGGACTCTTCTCGCAACTGCTTGAAATCCTGCTGGCGCTCGCGGCCGCACCGCTGCTGACCGGCTGGATCAACATGTGCCGCGCCTGGCTGCAGAACCGTCGCGCGCCGTCCATCTGGCAGCCGTACCGGATGCTGCACAAGCTGTTCAACAAGGAATCGGTCGTCGCGTATCACGCAAGTCCCGTATTTCGCGTTGCGCCGTACGTGATCTGGGGCTGCATGACGCTCGCGTGCGCGATTGTGCCGACGCTCTCGACGGATCTGCCGTTGTCGCCCGCCGCCGACGCCGTTGCGCTGGTCGGGCTATTCGCGCTGGCACGCGTGACGATTTCACTTGCCGCGATGGATATCGGCACGGCATTCGGCACGCTGGGCGCACGGCGCGAAATGCTGGTGGGATTCCTTGCCGAACCGGCTTTGCTGATGGTGCTTTTTTCCGCGTCGCTGATCACGCACTCGACGCTGCTGACGCGTATCGTGGGCACGCTGAGTCATCAGGAGCTTGCGATCTATCCGAGCCTCGCGTTCGCGGGCATTGCCTTCACGATGGTTTCACTCGCCGAGAACGCCCGCCTGCCCGTCGACAATCCGACCACGCATCTCGAGCTGACAATGATCCACGAGGCGTTGATCCTCGAGTACTCAGGCCGGCATCTCGCCCTGATGGAGTGGGCCGCCAGTCTCAAGCTGTTTGCCTACTCGTGCATCGGATTGGCCCTTTTCGCGCCGTGGGGCATCGCGGAAGCCGGGAATCCCGTCTCACTGCTGCTCGCAATACCAACGCTGTTCGTCAAGCTGCTGGTGGGCGGCGCCGCGCTCGCCGTGGTGGAGACGACCAACGCGAAGATGCGCATCTTCCGGGTGCCGGAGTTTCTCGCCACGGCCTTTCTGCTCGCGGTGATCGGCATGCTTGTCCACTTTCTGCTGGGGGCATGA
- the hyfB gene encoding hydrogenase 4 subunit B produces the protein MASLTILPFVLAVIAGWLLVGVLGLTSLHRTRVVAHGLFPAGALFGVLLCALGIAGAFSAPQEAILPLGLPGLPFHVRLDGLSAYFLAVLGMVSAGVSAFSAGYFRKGEGTPPGLLCFEYHVCLAGLALVLVANDAYCFMVAWETMTLAATFLVMSNHRIAEIRRAGYLYFLISHVGALALLLCFGLLQAGTGDYTFAGMRQQHLGMFWASIAFALALLGFGAKAGIFPLHVWLPEAHPAAPSPVSALMSGFVLKAGLYGMLRTVFDLLHLQIAWWGVVMLALGLFTALFGVVFSAIQTDMKRLLAYSSIDNIGLMFVSMGLAVLFRAFDMPALAGLSLTALLYQIASHAAFKSLLFISTGSVLHATGERNLGRLGGLIRFMPWTAWVALLGALSSAGLPPLSGFVSEWLLLQSFLFTPDLPNSFLNMIIPLVAALIALVAALAGYTMVKFFGIIFLGQPREPKLGNARDASPWERVGFVWLAAMCVLLGLLPVQFVAVLDRVTQALIGAGIGPAVARNGWLLLAPTNIGRASYMPLVFLLFFVGCCALAWILVRRFYHGRLRRAIPWACGHPFVNARMQDTAEGFGQPIREIFAPVFMIERQLPSPFDARPTYRVAVMDRTWTMIYEPIERAVRLIAALAGLLQAGRIAVYLMYSFLVLIGLLILVRR, from the coding sequence ATGGCCTCTCTCACCATCCTTCCGTTCGTGCTTGCTGTGATCGCAGGTTGGCTCCTCGTCGGGGTGCTGGGGCTCACCAGTCTGCATCGCACGCGAGTCGTCGCACACGGGCTGTTCCCGGCAGGCGCATTGTTCGGGGTGCTGCTCTGCGCGCTGGGCATTGCAGGCGCGTTTTCCGCCCCTCAGGAGGCGATCCTGCCGCTGGGGCTGCCGGGTCTGCCGTTTCACGTCAGGCTCGATGGACTGTCGGCGTACTTCCTGGCGGTGCTCGGGATGGTTAGCGCAGGCGTCAGTGCCTTTTCCGCCGGCTATTTCCGCAAGGGCGAAGGCACGCCCCCCGGGTTGCTCTGTTTCGAGTACCACGTGTGCCTCGCGGGCCTCGCACTCGTCCTTGTGGCGAACGACGCCTACTGCTTCATGGTCGCGTGGGAAACGATGACGCTTGCGGCAACGTTCCTCGTCATGAGCAACCACCGTATTGCCGAGATCCGCCGGGCCGGCTACCTGTACTTCCTGATTTCGCACGTGGGCGCGCTTGCGCTGCTGCTGTGTTTCGGCTTGCTGCAGGCGGGTACCGGCGACTATACGTTTGCCGGCATGCGGCAACAGCATCTGGGCATGTTCTGGGCATCCATCGCGTTCGCGCTGGCGCTGCTCGGCTTCGGTGCGAAAGCGGGCATCTTCCCATTGCACGTCTGGTTGCCCGAGGCGCATCCGGCAGCGCCCTCGCCCGTGTCAGCACTGATGAGTGGCTTTGTCCTGAAGGCAGGGCTTTACGGCATGCTGCGAACGGTCTTCGACCTGCTGCACTTGCAGATCGCGTGGTGGGGTGTCGTGATGCTGGCGCTCGGCCTTTTCACCGCGCTGTTCGGCGTTGTATTCAGTGCGATCCAGACCGACATGAAAAGGCTGCTCGCGTACTCGTCGATCGACAATATCGGTCTGATGTTCGTCAGCATGGGACTCGCGGTCCTGTTCCGGGCGTTCGACATGCCGGCGCTCGCCGGGTTGTCGCTAACCGCATTGCTCTACCAGATCGCAAGCCATGCCGCGTTCAAGAGCCTGCTGTTCATATCGACGGGTTCCGTCCTGCACGCAACGGGTGAGCGCAATCTCGGACGCCTTGGCGGCCTGATCCGATTCATGCCGTGGACCGCGTGGGTGGCGTTGCTGGGGGCGCTTTCGAGTGCCGGTCTGCCGCCCTTGAGCGGGTTCGTGTCCGAATGGCTCCTGTTGCAGAGTTTCCTGTTCACGCCCGACCTGCCGAACTCATTCCTGAACATGATAATTCCGCTGGTCGCGGCCCTCATCGCACTGGTTGCCGCGCTCGCCGGCTACACGATGGTGAAGTTCTTCGGGATCATCTTTCTCGGGCAGCCACGCGAGCCAAAGCTGGGCAACGCGCGGGACGCAAGCCCATGGGAGCGTGTCGGTTTCGTCTGGCTCGCGGCGATGTGCGTGCTGCTCGGCTTGCTGCCGGTGCAGTTCGTGGCCGTTCTCGATCGCGTGACGCAGGCGCTGATCGGCGCGGGCATCGGGCCGGCGGTCGCCCGGAATGGCTGGTTGCTGCTGGCGCCCACGAATATTGGGCGAGCGAGTTACATGCCCTTGGTCTTTCTGCTGTTCTTCGTCGGCTGCTGCGCGCTAGCCTGGATACTGGTGCGTCGGTTCTATCATGGGCGGCTGCGTCGCGCGATTCCCTGGGCGTGCGGCCATCCGTTCGTGAATGCACGCATGCAGGATACGGCCGAAGGGTTCGGCCAGCCGATCCGCGAAATCTTCGCGCCGGTGTTCATGATCGAACGGCAGCTTCCGTCACCCTTCGATGCGCGTCCCACGTATCGCGTCGCCGTAATGGACCGCACGTGGACGATGATTTACGAACCCATCGAACGCGCTGTCAGGCTTATCGCGGCGCTGGCCGGCCTGCTCCAGGCGGGCCGCATTGCTGTCTATCTGATGTACAGCTTTCTGGTACTCATCGGCCTGCTGATTCTGGTAAGACGATGA
- a CDS encoding YoaK family protein, whose product MPAHFFRTLTGKDRSTEANRRLGFSLAFVAGAANAGGYLAVKQYTSHMSGIVSAIADEAVLGDVALVLAGIGSLISFLLGAACSAVLVNWGRRQRLNSQYASPLMLEAALLLCFGLVGSHLALRDTLFVPATVVLLCFIMGLQNAMITKLSGAEIRTTHMTGIVTDIGIELGKLFYWNASKDDMASKPVLANRERLKVHSGMLASFFAGGVTGALGFKHVGYASTIPLAGVLTALAIIPLLDDLRERPWRPARKPQ is encoded by the coding sequence ATGCCCGCGCACTTCTTTCGAACATTGACCGGAAAGGACCGGAGTACCGAGGCGAACAGGCGCCTCGGGTTTTCCCTTGCGTTTGTCGCAGGCGCGGCGAACGCGGGTGGATATCTGGCCGTGAAGCAGTACACATCGCACATGAGCGGCATTGTTTCCGCGATCGCGGACGAGGCGGTGCTTGGCGATGTCGCGCTGGTGCTCGCCGGTATCGGTTCGCTGATTTCGTTTCTGCTGGGCGCCGCCTGCTCGGCGGTGCTCGTCAATTGGGGGCGCCGTCAGCGCCTGAACAGTCAATATGCTTCCCCACTGATGCTCGAAGCCGCCCTGCTTCTGTGCTTCGGGCTGGTCGGCAGTCATCTGGCTCTGCGGGACACCTTGTTCGTGCCGGCAACCGTCGTGCTGCTCTGCTTCATCATGGGGCTGCAGAACGCCATGATCACCAAGCTGTCAGGCGCGGAAATCCGCACCACGCACATGACGGGCATCGTCACCGACATCGGCATCGAACTCGGCAAACTCTTTTACTGGAACGCTTCGAAAGACGATATGGCGTCGAAGCCCGTTCTCGCCAACCGGGAGCGACTCAAGGTGCACTCGGGCATGCTCGCGAGTTTCTTTGCAGGCGGCGTGACAGGCGCCCTCGGTTTCAAGCACGTCGGCTACGCGTCGACTATTCCGCTCGCGGGCGTGCTGACGGCGCTGGCGATCATTCCATTGCTTGACGATCTGCGGGAGCGCCCGTGGCGGCCCGCGCGCAAGCCGCAATGA
- a CDS encoding HPr family phosphocarrier protein — MTARWGVDETVAAEFAATAATFASDVICTANGRHVNGKDAMSVMSLRARRDTPVRILVAGPDERDALHALSAILSASKCGALQYMQPRPRCTPAIAER; from the coding sequence GTGACGGCCCGATGGGGAGTCGATGAGACCGTAGCTGCGGAATTCGCTGCAACAGCGGCCACGTTTGCGAGCGATGTTATCTGCACGGCAAATGGCCGCCATGTGAATGGCAAAGATGCCATGTCGGTCATGTCGCTGCGGGCCCGGCGGGACACGCCCGTTCGCATTCTTGTGGCAGGTCCTGACGAGCGGGATGCACTGCACGCCCTTTCGGCCATACTCAGTGCGTCAAAGTGCGGGGCGTTGCAATACATGCAGCCGCGCCCGCGATGCACACCTGCCATTGCCGAACGATGA